A genomic region of Bernardetia sp. ABR2-2B contains the following coding sequences:
- a CDS encoding serine hydrolase domain-containing protein, giving the protein MAKKIIIFLVAILCNIQLATAQTKVEKKLNSDSLANYVQNIIKTHNMVGVQVAVTSSTETINLGAFGLRRLEGDSLKVSDKMHLGSCGKAMTGYLAGILVKKKVLRWDSTLEEVFPELVKTMNKKFRKVTFSELLSHQSKLPPFFTDEEWKTLSRFTEENPQKRRYSFTKWVLSQKPIPFKREDRKAGFRYSNAGYGVAAAMIEKMANKEWEKLMQEQVFLPLQMNVTFGWAAREDIQQPWGHTFDEEKNVLIPHNPNSEYQMDSILSPAGNMSMSIIDYTKFIQKNLLGLNGLDKEHNKEFYEYLHYFNIENSEYSIGWYSIHQSDENNPFDDMVSTHSGSADTFFCINFVLPKHNIAILVIANSANEETQTGLKKIRNYLLRNYVEMK; this is encoded by the coding sequence ATGGCAAAAAAAATAATCATATTTCTCGTAGCAATTCTCTGCAATATTCAATTAGCTACTGCACAAACAAAAGTAGAAAAAAAACTTAATTCAGATAGTTTAGCAAACTATGTTCAGAATATAATCAAAACTCACAACATGGTAGGCGTTCAAGTTGCTGTTACTTCTTCTACCGAAACAATAAATTTGGGAGCTTTTGGACTAAGAAGATTAGAAGGCGATTCTTTGAAAGTTTCTGATAAAATGCACTTGGGTTCTTGTGGAAAAGCAATGACAGGATATTTAGCAGGAATTTTGGTAAAAAAGAAAGTTTTGAGATGGGATTCTACATTAGAAGAAGTTTTTCCAGAACTAGTCAAAACAATGAATAAAAAGTTTAGAAAAGTTACTTTTAGTGAACTTCTTTCTCATCAGAGCAAACTACCTCCTTTTTTTACAGATGAAGAATGGAAAACATTAAGCCGTTTTACAGAAGAAAACCCTCAAAAAAGAAGATACAGTTTTACAAAATGGGTGCTTTCTCAAAAACCAATACCTTTTAAGAGAGAAGATAGAAAAGCAGGTTTTAGATATTCAAATGCAGGTTATGGCGTGGCAGCAGCAATGATAGAAAAAATGGCAAACAAAGAGTGGGAAAAATTGATGCAAGAACAAGTTTTTTTACCTTTGCAAATGAATGTTACTTTTGGCTGGGCTGCTAGAGAAGATATACAACAACCTTGGGGACATACTTTTGATGAAGAAAAAAATGTACTAATTCCTCATAACCCGAATTCTGAATATCAAATGGATTCAATTTTATCCCCTGCTGGTAATATGAGTATGTCTATTATAGATTATACAAAATTTATTCAGAAGAATTTATTAGGCTTAAACGGTTTGGATAAAGAACATAACAAAGAATTTTATGAATATCTGCATTATTTTAATATTGAGAATTCTGAGTATTCGATAGGTTGGTATTCTATACATCAATCTGATGAAAACAATCCGTTTGATGACATGGTAAGTACGCACTCGGGAAGTGCAGATACATTTTTTTGTATTAATTTTGTACTCCCAAAACATAACATTGCCATCTTAGTAATTGCTAATTCGGCAAACGAAGAAACTCAAACAGGACTAAAGAAAATTAGAAATTATCTTTTGCGTAATTACGTAGAAATGAAATAA
- a CDS encoding BatD family protein → MNKLMINRLNLKIIWFIIFIGIIIPQVAFCQEITLQVGTTTIGLNEDFEVTVTVKDGELKKYSDFPKISGMDKAEIYTSQSINFVNGQVSKTQAVTQRYRASRQGTYFLRPFDMTVNGEKVRHAGASIDVKGRSKTTNPFDSFWGKTENTEYISVKDDAFFAITTNKQNPYVGEGFTLTMSFYVAVSNRATLNFYELGEQKAEILKQIRPKNALEENFNIIQPVPEMVKIRGKEYRQYKVYQAVFYSLSPQEISIPAIPFKMVKYDVAVNSQSIFNQMKENIKTYYSEPVSLTVKALPPHPLKDQVPVGNYILKEQIASKDLKTGESVQYQFRIEGEGNLSVIEKPNLPKTGNFDFYEPTISEMLRRNNNAVYGKKDFNYYIIPNEPGTYEMKDYFSYIFFNTKKEDYDTLSSKIKLKVTGESRKNASIGNADLGSFYDRINEESNTLRSKNEIKWEKYGINGIALLLALVLGLSVLVGKKIRQRDLDKEE, encoded by the coding sequence AAAAATAATTTGGTTTATAATTTTCATAGGAATTATAATCCCTCAAGTAGCTTTTTGTCAAGAAATAACGCTGCAAGTAGGAACTACGACCATTGGCTTGAATGAAGACTTTGAAGTTACGGTAACGGTAAAGGATGGTGAGCTGAAAAAATACTCTGATTTTCCTAAAATAAGTGGAATGGATAAGGCTGAAATATATACTTCTCAGTCGATAAATTTTGTAAATGGACAGGTTTCCAAAACACAGGCAGTTACGCAACGTTACAGAGCCTCTAGGCAGGGAACATACTTTTTACGTCCTTTTGATATGACTGTTAATGGTGAAAAAGTGCGTCATGCAGGTGCAAGTATTGATGTAAAAGGTAGGTCAAAGACTACAAATCCGTTTGATAGTTTTTGGGGAAAAACGGAAAATACAGAATATATTTCGGTAAAAGATGATGCTTTTTTTGCCATCACAACAAACAAACAAAACCCTTATGTTGGTGAAGGGTTTACGCTTACGATGTCTTTTTATGTAGCTGTTTCGAATCGTGCAACACTTAATTTCTATGAATTAGGAGAGCAAAAAGCAGAAATATTGAAGCAAATTAGACCAAAAAATGCGCTTGAAGAAAATTTTAATATCATTCAACCTGTTCCAGAAATGGTCAAGATAAGAGGTAAAGAATATCGACAGTATAAGGTTTATCAAGCTGTTTTTTATTCATTAAGTCCTCAAGAAATATCTATTCCTGCTATTCCTTTCAAAATGGTAAAATATGATGTTGCTGTCAATTCACAGAGTATTTTTAATCAAATGAAAGAAAATATAAAGACGTATTACAGCGAACCTGTTTCATTGACTGTCAAAGCGTTGCCTCCTCACCCACTCAAAGACCAAGTTCCAGTAGGAAATTATATTTTGAAAGAGCAAATAGCAAGTAAAGATTTAAAAACAGGAGAAAGCGTACAGTATCAATTCAGAATTGAAGGAGAGGGAAATCTGTCTGTTATAGAAAAACCAAACCTTCCAAAAACAGGGAATTTTGATTTTTATGAACCTACAATTTCCGAAATGCTAAGACGAAATAATAATGCTGTTTATGGAAAAAAAGATTTCAATTATTATATCATACCAAACGAACCAGGTACTTATGAAATGAAAGACTATTTTAGTTATATATTTTTCAATACTAAAAAGGAAGATTATGACACGCTTTCCTCAAAAATTAAACTAAAGGTAACAGGAGAAAGTAGAAAAAATGCTTCTATTGGAAATGCTGATTTGGGTTCATTTTATGATAGAATTAATGAAGAAAGCAATACCTTGAGAAGTAAAAATGAAATAAAATGGGAAAAATATGGAATTAATGGTATTGCTCTTCTACTTGCTCTAGTCTTAGGCTTGAGTGTTTTGGTAGGAAAAAAAATACGTCAAAGAGATTTAGACAAAGAGGAATAA
- a CDS encoding saccharopine dehydrogenase C-terminal domain-containing protein — protein MKNVVILGAGRSSYALIGYLLKHSIENDWQIEVGDLDISLAQEKIKNHQNATAFQFDVSDVEACRKIAQRAGLVISLLPAFLHAPVAEVCVQESTSIFTASYVSPQMQELDGEAKQKGLLLLNEIGLDPGIDHLSAMQVLDRIRLHNSSETEKAEITAFRSFTGGLLAPQSDNNPWNYKFTWNPRNVVLAGQGTAKFIQNHQYKYAPYHRLFSYCEPIESKEFAQINKDDENYKFEGYPNRDSLQYRSTYGLDDIPTMLRGTIRRDGFCKSWDTFIQLGMTDDSYKIEHSDKLTYRQFANMFFKYDPFLSLEKKLKEKYNFCDAELKKWEYLGFFEDKKITLPNASPAQILQHLLEEKWTLDPQDKDMILMQHRIKYTYQNKAKELTSSLVVFGDDSKHTAMAKTVGLPLAIAAKLYLTGNLHLKGVQIPIHREIYEPVLAELENHGIIFKEEITEIDKSELYS, from the coding sequence ATGAAAAACGTAGTAATACTTGGCGCAGGACGCTCATCCTATGCCCTCATCGGCTATTTATTAAAACATAGTATAGAGAATGATTGGCAAATTGAAGTAGGAGATTTAGATATTTCATTAGCTCAAGAAAAAATAAAAAACCACCAAAACGCAACAGCTTTTCAGTTTGATGTTTCAGATGTAGAAGCGTGTAGAAAAATAGCACAAAGAGCAGGCTTAGTTATTTCACTTTTACCTGCATTTTTACACGCCCCTGTGGCAGAAGTTTGTGTACAAGAATCAACTTCTATCTTTACAGCTTCTTATGTTTCTCCTCAAATGCAAGAGCTAGACGGAGAAGCAAAACAAAAAGGACTTTTACTGCTCAACGAAATTGGTCTTGACCCTGGGATTGACCACCTTTCGGCAATGCAAGTTTTGGATAGAATCCGTTTGCATAATAGTTCGGAAACTGAAAAAGCAGAAATTACGGCTTTTCGTTCCTTTACTGGTGGACTTTTAGCACCTCAATCTGACAATAATCCTTGGAATTATAAATTTACTTGGAATCCTAGAAATGTCGTTTTGGCAGGACAAGGGACAGCAAAATTTATTCAGAATCATCAGTATAAATATGCACCTTATCATCGTTTGTTTTCTTATTGTGAGCCAATAGAATCAAAAGAATTTGCTCAAATAAATAAAGATGATGAGAACTATAAATTTGAAGGTTATCCAAATAGAGATTCATTGCAATATCGCTCTACGTATGGACTAGATGATATTCCGACAATGCTTAGAGGAACGATTCGAAGAGATGGTTTTTGCAAATCTTGGGATACATTTATTCAATTAGGAATGACAGATGATTCTTATAAAATTGAACATTCGGATAAACTGACTTACAGACAGTTTGCTAATATGTTTTTCAAATATGACCCTTTTTTATCCTTAGAAAAAAAACTAAAAGAAAAGTATAATTTTTGTGATGCAGAACTCAAAAAGTGGGAATATTTAGGCTTCTTTGAAGATAAAAAAATAACACTTCCAAATGCTTCTCCTGCTCAAATCTTGCAACATCTTTTAGAGGAAAAATGGACGTTAGACCCACAAGACAAAGATATGATTTTGATGCAACACAGAATTAAATATACCTATCAAAATAAAGCAAAAGAACTTACTTCTTCGCTTGTCGTTTTTGGAGATGACAGCAAACATACAGCAATGGCAAAAACTGTTGGGCTTCCTTTAGCGATTGCAGCAAAGTTATATTTAACTGGGAATTTACATTTAAAAGGCGTTCAGATTCCAATTCATAGAGAAATTTATGAACCTGTTTTGGCAGAACTAGAAAATCATGGAATTATCTTTAAAGAAGAGATTACTGAAATTGATAAAAGTGAGCTTTACAGTTAG
- a CDS encoding TonB-dependent receptor translates to MKTCILKTTLILFSIFFFTQNNVYSQFIEVLDASTLQPLEGVSIYNKEQQSVITNFRGKANLNIFAPTDTLYLRYYGYNNKKIAKTDAAGIILISEKIFETEQVVVSANKWEQDKKEIPNEIVKVSQKEIAFQNPQTSADLLAQTGQVYVQKSQMGGGSPMFRGFNANSVLIVVDGVRMNNAIYRSGNLQNIISLDASAMEEVEVIFGPGSVMYGSDALGGVMDFHTKKARFATEENLLFGGSGFVRYGSANGEKTGNLTLNIAGRKLASLTTFTFTDFDDLRVGGIRLDGEAYQNWGKRLEYVERINGKDSVVRNSNPLIQKQSGYSQWNLMQKLTYQISDDLQAEYAFHYTSSSDIPRYDRLIQKRDGKLRFAEWYYGRQFWMMNYGKLTWYAKKKAFDAMRVLVANQQVEESRHNRRFGNDWLGSRTENVSMTSFNIDFDKDLKDDKKHQIFYGIDFNYNDVNSSATQKNIVNNEERPLDTRYPDGGSTMAMAAIYFNYKWNFSEKMTATAGARYTQIWTSAKFDNKEFFDFPFDEANVNTGALNGSVGLTYRPADSWQLNANISSGFRAPNVDDLGKVFDSQPGSVVVPNPNLSPAYTYNAEIGVSKTFLERVRVSATGYYTILNDAMVLRPSTFNGQDSIVYDGLLSGVVSYQNTDIGYIYGLSSQIEASITDKFKFKTTFNYVYGFDDKAEIRLPDTPPSFGLVSLKYQYKRFKVEGFVNYQFKSVDFDKMSPEDQGDTIFYPENFIPSWWTLNLRSSYQINKTFSANLSGENILDKYYQSYGSGIGGAGRNFVLALRANF, encoded by the coding sequence ATGAAAACCTGTATTCTAAAAACAACCTTGATACTTTTCAGTATCTTTTTTTTTACTCAAAATAATGTCTATTCTCAGTTTATTGAAGTCTTAGATGCTTCTACTTTGCAGCCTTTAGAGGGTGTTTCTATTTATAATAAAGAACAACAATCTGTCATTACTAACTTTCGTGGCAAAGCCAACTTGAATATTTTTGCTCCTACTGATACACTTTATCTTCGTTATTATGGCTATAACAATAAAAAAATAGCTAAAACTGATGCAGCAGGAATAATTCTCATTTCTGAAAAAATATTTGAAACCGAGCAAGTTGTAGTTTCGGCAAACAAATGGGAGCAAGACAAAAAAGAAATTCCGAACGAGATTGTAAAAGTTTCTCAAAAAGAAATTGCTTTTCAAAACCCTCAAACTTCAGCAGATTTATTAGCTCAAACAGGACAAGTCTATGTTCAGAAAAGCCAAATGGGTGGAGGAAGTCCGATGTTTAGAGGTTTCAATGCCAATTCAGTTCTGATTGTCGTTGATGGTGTTCGAATGAATAATGCCATTTATCGCTCTGGAAATCTTCAAAATATTATTAGTCTTGATGCAAGTGCAATGGAAGAGGTAGAAGTCATCTTTGGTCCAGGTTCAGTCATGTATGGAAGTGATGCACTTGGTGGCGTAATGGATTTTCATACTAAAAAGGCTCGTTTTGCGACAGAAGAAAACCTACTTTTCGGTGGAAGTGGTTTTGTGCGTTATGGCTCTGCCAACGGAGAAAAAACAGGAAATCTAACACTCAATATTGCAGGAAGAAAGTTAGCTAGTCTTACAACCTTTACTTTTACAGATTTTGATGACTTGCGTGTTGGAGGCATTCGTCTTGATGGAGAAGCTTATCAAAACTGGGGAAAAAGATTAGAGTACGTAGAAAGAATAAACGGAAAAGATAGCGTCGTTCGTAATTCAAATCCTCTTATTCAAAAACAATCTGGTTATTCGCAATGGAATTTAATGCAAAAACTGACCTATCAAATTTCAGATGATTTACAAGCAGAATATGCTTTTCATTACACTTCTTCGTCTGACATTCCTCGTTACGACCGTTTGATACAGAAGCGTGATGGCAAATTGCGTTTTGCAGAGTGGTATTATGGTCGTCAGTTTTGGATGATGAATTATGGAAAATTAACTTGGTATGCAAAAAAGAAAGCCTTTGATGCAATGCGTGTACTTGTTGCAAATCAGCAAGTAGAAGAATCTCGCCACAACCGTCGTTTTGGTAATGACTGGCTAGGTTCTCGCACCGAAAATGTTAGTATGACTTCTTTTAATATTGATTTTGATAAAGACTTGAAAGACGATAAAAAACATCAAATTTTCTACGGAATTGATTTTAATTATAATGATGTAAATTCTTCAGCAACACAAAAAAATATTGTCAATAATGAAGAACGTCCGTTAGATACTCGCTACCCAGATGGAGGAAGTACGATGGCAATGGCAGCTATTTATTTCAATTATAAATGGAATTTTTCAGAGAAAATGACAGCAACAGCAGGTGCACGTTATACACAGATTTGGACAAGCGCAAAGTTTGATAATAAAGAGTTTTTCGACTTTCCTTTTGATGAAGCAAATGTAAATACAGGCGCATTGAATGGAAGTGTGGGGCTTACTTATCGCCCTGCTGATTCTTGGCAACTTAATGCAAATATTTCCTCTGGCTTTCGTGCGCCAAACGTAGATGACTTAGGAAAAGTATTTGATTCTCAACCGGGGTCTGTGGTTGTTCCTAATCCAAATCTTTCACCAGCTTACACGTATAATGCTGAAATTGGAGTTTCAAAGACATTTTTGGAGCGTGTCAGAGTTTCTGCAACAGGATATTATACCATATTAAACGATGCTATGGTTTTACGTCCTTCTACATTCAATGGACAAGATTCTATTGTTTATGATGGTCTTCTTAGTGGTGTAGTTTCTTATCAAAATACAGATATTGGTTATATTTATGGTCTTAGTTCGCAGATTGAAGCATCAATTACAGACAAATTCAAATTCAAAACTACCTTTAATTATGTTTATGGATTTGATGATAAAGCTGAAATACGCCTTCCAGATACGCCTCCTTCTTTTGGTTTGGTTTCACTAAAATATCAATATAAGCGTTTCAAAGTAGAAGGATTTGTAAATTATCAATTCAAAAGTGTTGATTTTGATAAAATGTCGCCAGAAGACCAAGGAGATACTATTTTCTATCCTGAAAATTTTATTCCTTCGTGGTGGACTTTGAATCTTCGTTCTAGTTATCAAATCAATAAAACATTTAGTGCCAATCTAAGTGGAGAAAATATTTTAGATAAATACTATCAATCGTATGGTTCTGGAATTGGTGGTGCAGGAAGAAATTTTGTTTTAGCTTTGAGAGCTAATTTTTAA
- a CDS encoding thymidylate synthase has translation MQNYHTLLKTILEEGADKSDRTGTGTRSIFGYQMRFNLQKGFPLLTTKKVHFKSIVHELIWFLKGDTNIKYLKDNGVSIWDEWADENGNLGRVYGAQWRNFGGIDQINDLLNSLKNNPDSRRMIVSAWNPVDVPNMALPPCHTLWQCYVADGKLSLQLYQRSADVFLGLPFNIASYALLTHMLAQVSGLEVGDLIMTLGDAHLYNNHFEQANLQLTREEKELPTLELNKEVTSIFDFKYEDIVVKNYNPHPAIKAPVAV, from the coding sequence ATGCAAAATTACCATACACTCTTAAAAACAATTTTAGAAGAAGGCGCAGACAAATCTGACCGAACAGGAACAGGAACACGTTCTATTTTTGGCTATCAAATGCGCTTTAATCTTCAAAAAGGTTTTCCTCTTCTTACAACAAAAAAAGTCCACTTTAAAAGTATTGTTCACGAGCTAATTTGGTTTTTGAAAGGAGATACAAATATTAAATATTTGAAAGATAATGGCGTTTCGATTTGGGACGAATGGGCAGATGAAAACGGAAATCTAGGAAGAGTTTATGGCGCACAATGGAGAAATTTTGGAGGAATTGACCAAATAAATGACCTTCTCAATTCTTTAAAAAACAATCCAGATTCTCGTCGTATGATTGTTTCGGCTTGGAATCCTGTCGATGTGCCGAATATGGCTTTACCTCCTTGTCATACGCTTTGGCAATGTTATGTAGCTGATGGAAAACTGTCTTTGCAACTTTATCAACGCAGCGCAGATGTATTTTTGGGTTTGCCTTTTAATATTGCTTCGTATGCGCTCCTTACACACATGTTGGCACAAGTAAGTGGCTTAGAAGTAGGCGATTTGATTATGACTTTGGGAGATGCACATTTATACAATAATCATTTTGAACAAGCAAATCTACAACTAACAAGAGAAGAAAAAGAACTTCCCACTTTAGAACTCAACAAAGAAGTAACTTCTATTTTTGATTTTAAATATGAAGATATTGTCGTCAAAAATTATAATCCACATCCTGCTATAAAAGCTCCTGTGGCTGTTTAA